Proteins encoded in a region of the Zea mays cultivar B73 chromosome 4, Zm-B73-REFERENCE-NAM-5.0, whole genome shotgun sequence genome:
- the LOC103654520 gene encoding zinc finger CCHC domain-containing protein 7-like — protein MAERWRSRARRDPDLDEDASPPSRQPRHSGGDEEDDELGNEDLSLEIVARAQRKRRGESAGGVPVFADLLSVSSADEEGAVVELDEADEPRRKQKKKQRRKQRKKHRKETTEAAAGAAVEVDENAVCSTEEGPIGTAESVLTENGADAPASDNMVLRKLLRIPRYFDPGETLLETCFNCSEEGHVAANCPLEKRKKPCFVCGLFGHNAKQCTQGQDCFICKKGGHMAKDCPDKHRRNDHQSTLCLKCGEIGHDMFGCTNDYPPDDIEKIRCYVCNQKGHLCCSDFSDDCPKQISCYNCAQSGHSGLGCAKRRETSAVTTPTLCFKCGEEGHFARGCTKNAKSDRSKGKSSSHIQRKEKWKKASSSARSAPYDARKTSKRKSPHLEERVGTPRHKPKSRGGWTGGDDLPLKKYKSNGWGSPSTPKKSYANHQFLSGCDYLTPQPSRRHNYHGTMSSPNHQFLSGCDYFTPESSRGHSHGTMSPNWNYSPSARKHGFSSSRFAAAAASNTHVRFGRN, from the exons ATGGCCGAGCGCTGGCGCTCGAGGGCGCGGCGGGACCCAGACCTGGACGAAGATGCTTCCCCGCCGTCCCGGCAGCCGCGCCACAGCGGGGGCGACGAGGAGGACGATGAGCTGGGGAACGAGGATCTCAGCCTGGAGATCGTCGCGCGCGCGCAGCGGAAGCGGCGCGGGGAATCAGCCGGCGGAGTGCCCGTGTTCGCCGACCTTCTTTCGGTGTCCTCCGCCGACGAGGAGGGCGCCGTGGTGGAGCTCGATGAGGCGGATGAGCCCCGgaggaagcagaagaagaagcagCGCCGGAAGCAAAGGAAGAAGCATCGGAAGGAGACTACAGAGGCTGCGGCGGGGGCCGCCGTAGAGGTGGATGAGAATGCG GTTTGTAGCACCGAGGAGGGGCCCATTGGGACAGCAGAATCGGTGTTAACTGAAAATGGGGCTGATGCCCCTGCATCTGATAATATGGTTCTGCGGAAGCTCCTT CGCATACCGAGATACTTTGATCCTGGGGAAacactgttggagacttgttttaATTGTAGCGAGGAAGGGCATGTAGCTGCAAACTGTCCATTGGAAAAGCGAAAGAAGCCTTGCTTTGTTTGTGGGTTGTTTGGGCACAATGCAAAGCAGTGCACGCAG GGTCAAGACTGTTTTATCTGTAAAAAAGGAGGCCATATGGCAAAGGACTGCCCTGATAAGCACAGGAGGAATGATCATCAATCCACATTATGTTTAAAATGTGGAGAAATAGGTCATGATATGTTTGGATGTACCAATGATTACCCACCAGATGATATCGAG AAAATAAGATGCTACGTGTGTAACCAGAAGGGCCATCTATGTTGTTCCGACTTCTCTGACGATTGTCCGAAACAAATTAGCTGTTATAATTGTGCCCAATCTGGTCATTCTGGTCTG GGATGTGCCAAACGCAGGGAAACCAGTGCTGTCACAACTCCAACCTTATGCTTCAAATGTGGCGAGGAAGGTCACTTTGCACGTGGCTGCACAAAGAACGCTAAG TCCGATCGGTCGAAAGGCAAGTCATCGTCGCATATTCAGAGGAAGGAGAAATGGAAAAAGGCTTCCAGTAGTGCTAGATCAGCTCCTTATGACGCCCGAAAAACAAGCAAAAGGAAAAGCCCCCATCTCGAGGAAAGAGTGGGCACACCTCGTCATAAACCCAAATCGAGGGGTGGCTGGACTGGTGGAGATGATCTACCATTGAAGAAGTACAAATCCAATGGGTGGGGCTCTCCATCTACTCCCAAGAAGTCTTACGCAAACCACCAGTTCTTGTCTGGTTGCGACTACCTCACTCCCCAGCCTTCACGAAGGCACAACTACCATGGTACCATGTCTTCACCGAATCACCAATTCTTGTCTGGCTGTGACTACTTCACTCCCGAGTCTTCACGAGGGCACAGCCATGGTACCATGTCACCGAACTGGAATTATTCACCCAGCGCCAGGAAGCATGGGTTCTCGTCATCAAGATTCGCCGCGGCTGCCGCCAGCAACACCCATGTCCGGTTCGGGAGAAATTAG